From Channa argus isolate prfri chromosome 21, Channa argus male v1.0, whole genome shotgun sequence, one genomic window encodes:
- the klhl42 gene encoding kelch-like protein 42, with protein sequence MSSEQIIAIVVDDKIYEVNKKKLIEKSDYFRALYSSGMRESTEDSVQLQGLSVPGLELVLEFINTSKVQVVNETLEDLIETASFLQVTSILKLLTSEIRLDNCVELYSLSEVYGTHELRNACLKYMSCYYHPMLRRPEFNSLPSAVRDQVKEMRMKGTATLVAIGDFTCLSPDVPDQDEPWSMLRYGEVEQRWKPLANNLPPDMINVRGYGSAVLDNYLFIVGGYRITSQEISAVHCYNPCRNEWNQVAPLNQKRSNFKLLAAQGKLYAVGGQCLGTVECYSPEQDWWTCVSSMPDPLAEFSACECQGMIYVMGGYTARDRNTNVLRYCPTSDSWTVFRSCSVHIRKQQMLSVEDTIYLVGGYTHELEAGRRQRRPSQTEDVLTVQSYNVTTGEWIQLKENTSKSGLNLTCTLHNDGVYIMSRDVSLPTSLEHRVFLKYNIFSDAWEAFRRFPALGQNMLLCSLYLPNVL encoded by the exons ATGTCATCTGAGCAGATCATCGCAATCGTCGTGGATGACAAAATCTACGAGGTGAATAAAAAGAAGCTGATAGAGAAGAGCGACTACTTCCGTGCACTGTACAGCTCTGGCATGAGGGAGTCCACAGAGGACTCTGTGCAGCTGCAGGGGCTTAGCGTTCCGGGCCTGGAGTTGGTCCTGGAGTTCATCAACACCTCCAAGGTACAGGTCGTTAACGAGACTCTGGAGGACCTGATTGAAACCGCCTCTTTCTTACAGGTCACCTCAATCCTTAAGCTCCTCACCTCGGAGATCCGGCTGGACAACTGCGTGGAGCTGTACAGCCTCTCTGAGGTTTACGGGACGCATGAGCTGCGTAATGCTTGCCTCAAATACATGAGCTGCTACTATCATCCAATGCTGAGGCGGCCCGAGTTCAACAGCCTGCCCTCTGCTGTCAGAGACCAAGTCAAGGAGATGCGCATGAAAGGCACTGCCACCCTGGTAGCAATCGGAGACTTCACCTGTCTGTCCCCAGATGTTCCAGATCAGGATGAACCCTGGTCCATGCTGAGGTATGGAGAGGTGGAGCAGCGCTGGAAACCGCTGGCAAACAACCTGCCTCCAGATATGATCAATGTAAGAGGATACGGATCGGCTGTCCTTGATAACTACCTGTTTATAGTTGGCGGATACAGGATTACAAGTCAGGAGATTTCTGCCGTGCACTGCTACAACCCCTGTAGGAACGAGTGGAACCAGGTAGCTCCGCTCAACCAGAAAAG GTCCAACTTCAAGCTGCTGGCAGCACAAGGGAAGCTGTACGCTGTAGGAGGCCAGTGTCTGGGCACGGTGGAGTGTTACAGCCCGGAGCAGGACTGGTGGACCTGCGTGTCCTCCATGCCCGACCCACTGGCTGAGTTTTCTGCCTGTGAATGTCAGGGAATGATCTATGTGATGGGTGGATACACTGCAAGAG ATCGAAATACGAATGTCCTTCGCTACTGCCCCACCTCCGACAGCTGGACAGTGTTTCGGTCCTGTTCAGTACACATTCGCAAGCAGCAGATGCTCTCAGTTGAGGACACCATCTACCTGGTGGGTGGCTACACCCACGAGCTGGAGGCAGGGCGGAGGCAGCGGCGGCCCAGCCAGACCGAGGATGTGCTGACGGTGCAGTCCTACAACGTCACCACGGGGGAGTGGATCCAGTTGAAGGAGAACACATCCAAGTCGGGCCTGAACCTGACATGCACACTGCACAATGACGGCGTCTACATCATGAGCCGGGACGTGAGCCTGCCCACCAGTCTGGAGCATCGCGTCTTTCTCAAATACAACATCTTCTCAGACGCCTGGGAGGCCTTCAGGCGCTTCCCCGCTCTGGGACAgaacatgctgctgtgttcGCTTTACCTTCCCAACGTGCTCTGA